From Primulina tabacum isolate GXHZ01 chromosome 2, ASM2559414v2, whole genome shotgun sequence, one genomic window encodes:
- the LOC142537036 gene encoding nuclear matrix constituent protein 1-like isoform X2: MFSPPKFWSSTPRNESGQKNGSTSAKASGLNSTPRSPSNGPATTKGKAVAFVGSGGNMDQESLAERISHLENELFEYQYNLGLLLIEKKEWASKYDEFKEASVEAADTLKSEQAVHLSAMSEAEKREENLKKALGVERQCVLELENALREMRSEYAEIKFNADSKLAEAGALVASVEEKSWEVELKFHSADTKLAEVNRKSSEIERKLFEIDAQEAALRKERVSFNSERRTHETTLCKKRVDLREWEQKLQEAEERLADGGRLLNQREERANENDKILKQKQDDLEELQKEIEEANSKLKSKEDDSSIRLTSLAIKEKETERIQKSLEMKEKQLLELEEKLNARERVEIQSLVDEHKAILAKKQEEYEYEVEQKRKLHDEQLKNKVTELEKKEAEIVHMEEKVKKREDAVEKKMEKVREKEINYESKSKALKERDKLLKVEAKSLEKDREQVLGEKEALLSMKAELENLRADIGKQELRLSEEREQLKITEDERIEHARLQSNLKQEIETCRYRSEQLIKEIEELKQEKEKFEKEWEQLDEKRATVKGELEDALNQKKSLEKLRHSEEVKLNMEKQETQQYIQRELESLKLAKDNFAANMEHEKSMLTEKFHNEKSELLHDFELRKRELETEVQKKLEEMESGLHEREKSFEKEMENELNNINYLREMAKREVEEMKLERLGMDKEKLDISQIKKHIESQQFEMKKDVEELVGLSKKLKDQREHFLKERERYITFVQKQKSCNICGEIIHEFLLSDLHPLSTFKNLEAPQLPRVTVNYLEADEGTFERMNDGSPHILVNPGSPAAGGSGAMSWLRKCTSKIFKLSPGKKLELDYDPNAQGASTLYGKQIDVSSPETLPSNESGPKPSQQDASDSFDVQIIESDSGIREVEAVQAPSVDQNSGLKARRQRGKGGKPRASRTRAAKAVTAGAKSIQEREITINGDTENSAFTIEESQAESALVEIRRNSRKRNHVHLSQATVSDSHSEGHSNRVKDGNRRKRRHRVVPAEQSFVEKRYNLRRSKRPVASPANGSLAEAEKDENQETEGKDVPLPGKSEPTENAEIDGASREEIDVLGVDVMPMRSTEKTIDFMKAGGNHSDRDDLANTSEAAMISSEEANVSAGAMDHSIEELNSASSEEKDDNDSDDGDDNEVDHPGEVSIGKKLWSFLTT, from the exons ATGTTTTCGCCGCCGAAGTTCTGGTCGTCGACGCCGAGGAACGAGTCGGGTCAAAAGAACGGGTCTACTTCTGCCAAGGCTTCGGGCTTGAACTCTACCCCGAGAAGCCCGAGCAATGGTCCGGCAACTACCAAAGGCAAAGCCGTTGCATTTGTTGGGAGCGGCGGTAATATGGACCAAGAATCGTTGGCTGAGAGGATATCCCACCTGGAGAATGAG CTTTTTGAGTATCAGTACAATCTCGGGCTTCTTTTGATTGAGAAAAAGGAATGGGCTTCAAAGTACGACGAATTTAAAGAAGCTTCAGTTGAGGCAGCTGATACTCTCAAAAGTGAACAAGCTGTGCATTTGAGTGCAATGTCTGAAGCTGAGAAACGGGAAGAGAATTTGAAAAAGGCATTGGGTGTTGAAAGACAGTGCGTACTCGAA CTTGAGAATGCTTTGCGAGAAATGCGCTCAGAATATGCTGAGATTAAGTTTAATGCTGATTCTAAACTAGCTGAGGCAGGGGCATTAGTTGCCAGTGTTGAAGAAAAATCATGGGAGGTTGAATTGAAATTCCATTCAGCTGATACCAAACTTGCTGAAGTGAACCGGAAAAGTTCCGAAATTGAGAGGAAGTTGTTTGAGATTGATGCTCAAGAAGCTGCGCTTCGAAAAGAACGGGTCTCCTTTAACTCAGA GCGCAGAACACATGAGACTACTTTGTGTAAAAAACGGGTAGATTTGAGGGAGTGGGAACAGAAATTACAGGAAGCTGAAGAGCGACTGGCTGATGGTGGAAGATTGCTGAATCAAAGGGAGGAGAGGGCAAATGAGAATGATAAAATCTTGAAGCAAAAGCAGGATGACCTTGAAGAGCTGCAAAAGGAGATTGAGGAGGCTAATTCAAagttgaagagcaaagaagatGATTCAAGCATCAGACTAACAAGCCTAGCTATTAAGGAAAAGGAAA CTGAACGCATTCAGAAGAGCTTAGAgatgaaagaaaaacagctaCTTGAATTGGAAGAAAAGTTAAATGCAAGAGAAAGA GTGGAAATTCAGAGTTTGGTGGATGAACACAAAGCCATTCTTGCTAAAAAGCAGGAGGAATATGAGTATGAGGTGGAGCAGAAGAGAAAGCTTCACGATGAACAGTTAAAAAATAAAGTCACCGAATTGGAGAAAAAAGAAGCGGAAATTGTGCATATGGAAGAGAAAGTGAAGAAAAGAGAAGATGCAGTTGAAAAGAAGATGGAGAAAGTGAGGGAGAAGGAAATTAATTATGAATCAAAATCCAAAGCTTTGAAAGAAAGAGATAAGTTGCTTAAAGTTGAGGCGAAAAGCTTGGAGAAGGATAGGGAACAAGTGCTTGGTGAGAAGGAAGCCCTGCTCAGTATGAAGGCTGAGCTTGAAAATCTCAGGGCTGACATTGGAAAACAGGAGTTAAGATTAAGCGAAGAGAGAGAACAACTAAAGATAACAGAAGATGAAAGAATAGAACATGCCCGTttgcaatcaaatttgaaacaggaGATAGAGACATGCAGATACCGAAGTGAACAACTAATAAAGGAAATTGAAGAGTTGAagcaagaaaaagaaaaattcgAGAAAGAATGGGAACAGCTGGATGAAAAAAGAGCCACTGTTAAGGGAGAACTTGAAGATGCCCTTAATCAGAAAAAAAGTTTAGAAAAATTGAGGCATTCCGAAGAGGTAAAATTAAACATGGAGAAGCAGGAAACACAACAATATATACAGAGGGAATTGGAATCTCTAAAATTGGCAAAAGATAATTTTGCTGCTAATATGGAGCATGAAAAGTCGATGTTGACCGAAAAATTTCACAATGAAAAGAGTGAACTGCTTCATGATTTTGAACTGCGGAAACGTGAACTTGAAACTGAAGTACAGAAGAAGCTGGAGGAGATGGAGAGTGGTTTGCATGAAAGAGAAAAATCATTTGAGAAAGAAATGGAGAACGAACTTAACAATATTAATTACTTGAGGGAAATGGCCAAAAGAGAAGTGGAAGAGATGAAGTTGGAAAGACTTGGGATGGATAAAGAAAAACTGGATATTTCACAGATTAAGAAGCACATAGAATCACAGCAGTTTGAGATGAAAAAAGATGTTGAGGAGCTTGTTGGCCTGAGTAAGAAATTGAAGGATCAGAGGGAGCACTTTCTCAAGGAAAGGGAACGCTACATTACATTTGTGCAGAAACAGAAGAGCTGTAACATTTGTGGGGAGATAATTCACGAGTTCTTGCTATCTGATCTCCATCCACTGTCCACATTTAAAAATCTTGAGGCCCCTCAACTGCCCAGAGTAACGGTGAATTATTTGGAGGCAGATGAAGGTACTTTTGAGAGGATGAATGATGGATCACCTCATATTTTAGTTAATCCTGGATCTCCTGCTGCTGGTGGGAGTGGAGCCATGTCTTGGTTGCGAAAATGTACCTCAAAGATATTTAAGTTGTCTCCTGGAAAGAAACTTGAACTTGATTATGACCCTAATGCCCAAGGGGCATCAACGCTCTATGGGAAGCAAATTGATGTGTCCTCACCGGAGACGTTGCCAAGCAATGAAAGTGGTCCCAAGCCATCCCAACAAGATGCAAGCGATTCTTTTGATGTCCAAATAATAGAATCTGATAGTGGCATTAGGGAAGTGGAAGCTGTTCAAGCTCCATCAGTTGATCAAAATTCTGGTTTGAAGGCTCGACGTCAACGTGGTAAGGGAGGCAAGCCTCGGGCAAGTAGAACACGTGCAGCGAAAGCTGTGACAGCTGGTGCTAAGTCTATTCAAGAGAGAGAGATTACCATTAATGGTGATACCGAAAATTCTGCTTTCACAATTGAGGAAAGCCAAGCAGAATCTGCTCTTGTTGAAATACGCAGAAACAGTAGAAAGAGAAATCATGTTCATTTATCACAGGCAACTGTAAGTGACAGCCACAGTGAAGGTCATTCAAATCGTGTCAAAGATGGCAATCGCCGGAAGAGGCGACACAGAGTCGTTCCAGCTGAACAGAGCTTTGTTGAGAAACGTTACAATCTCCGGCGATCAAAAAG GCCAGTGGCATCGCCAGCTAATGGATCCTTAGCTGAAGCTGAAAAGGACGAGAACCAGGAAACTGAGGGTAAAGATGTCCCATTACCTGGAAAATCAGAACCTactgaaaatgctgaaattgATGGGGCTTCAAGAGAAGAAATTGACGTGCTAGGAGTTGACGTCATGCCCATGAGAAGCACAGAGAAAACCATTGAT TTCATGAAGGCTGGAGGTAACCACAGTGATCGTGATGACTTGGCAAACACTTCAGAGGCTGCCATGATTTCCAGTGAGGAGGCAAATGTATCAGCTGGAGCCATGGACCACAGCATTGAAGAGTTAAACAGCGCAAGCTCTGAGGAAAAAGATGACAATGACAGTGATGATGGGGATGACAATGAGGTTGATCATCCTGGTGAAGTTTCCATTGGAAAGAAGCTCTGGAGTTTTCTCACCACATAA
- the LOC142537036 gene encoding nuclear matrix constituent protein 1-like isoform X1 has product MFSPPKFWSSTPRNESGQKNGSTSAKASGLNSTPRSPSNGPATTKGKAVAFVGSGGNMDQESLAERISHLENELFEYQYNLGLLLIEKKEWASKYDEFKEASVEAADTLKSEQAVHLSAMSEAEKREENLKKALGVERQCVLELENALREMRSEYAEIKFNADSKLAEAGALVASVEEKSWEVELKFHSADTKLAEVNRKSSEIERKLFEIDAQEAALRKERVSFNSERRTHETTLCKKRVDLREWEQKLQEAEERLADGGRLLNQREERANENDKILKQKQDDLEELQKEIEEANSKLKSKEDDSSIRLTSLAIKEKETERIQKSLEMKEKQLLELEEKLNARERVEIQSLVDEHKAILAKKQEEYEYEVEQKRKLHDEQLKNKVTELEKKEAEIVHMEEKVKKREDAVEKKMEKVREKEINYESKSKALKERDKLLKVEAKSLEKDREQVLGEKEALLSMKAELENLRADIGKQELRLSEEREQLKITEDERIEHARLQSNLKQEIETCRYRSEQLIKEIEELKQEKEKFEKEWEQLDEKRATVKGELEDALNQKKSLEKLRHSEEVKLNMEKQETQQYIQRELESLKLAKDNFAANMEHEKSMLTEKFHNEKSELLHDFELRKRELETEVQKKLEEMESGLHEREKSFEKEMENELNNINYLREMAKREVEEMKLERLGMDKEKLDISQIKKHIESQQFEMKKDVEELVGLSKKLKDQREHFLKERERYITFVQKQKSCNICGEIIHEFLLSDLHPLSTFKNLEAPQLPRVTVNYLEADEGTFERMNDGSPHILVNPGSPAAGGSGAMSWLRKCTSKIFKLSPGKKLELDYDPNAQGASTLYGKQIDVSSPETLPSNESGPKPSQQDASDSFDVQIIESDSGIREVEAVQAPSVDQNSGLKARRQRGKGGKPRASRTRAAKAVTAGAKSIQEREITINGDTENSAFTIEESQAESALVEIRRNSRKRNHVHLSQATVSDSHSEGHSNRVKDGNRRKRRHRVVPAEQSFVEKRYNLRRSKRPVASPANGSLAEAEKDENQETEGKDVPLPGKSEPTENAEIDGASREEIDVLGVDVMPMRSTEKTIDVPADSSQMFMKAGGNHSDRDDLANTSEAAMISSEEANVSAGAMDHSIEELNSASSEEKDDNDSDDGDDNEVDHPGEVSIGKKLWSFLTT; this is encoded by the exons ATGTTTTCGCCGCCGAAGTTCTGGTCGTCGACGCCGAGGAACGAGTCGGGTCAAAAGAACGGGTCTACTTCTGCCAAGGCTTCGGGCTTGAACTCTACCCCGAGAAGCCCGAGCAATGGTCCGGCAACTACCAAAGGCAAAGCCGTTGCATTTGTTGGGAGCGGCGGTAATATGGACCAAGAATCGTTGGCTGAGAGGATATCCCACCTGGAGAATGAG CTTTTTGAGTATCAGTACAATCTCGGGCTTCTTTTGATTGAGAAAAAGGAATGGGCTTCAAAGTACGACGAATTTAAAGAAGCTTCAGTTGAGGCAGCTGATACTCTCAAAAGTGAACAAGCTGTGCATTTGAGTGCAATGTCTGAAGCTGAGAAACGGGAAGAGAATTTGAAAAAGGCATTGGGTGTTGAAAGACAGTGCGTACTCGAA CTTGAGAATGCTTTGCGAGAAATGCGCTCAGAATATGCTGAGATTAAGTTTAATGCTGATTCTAAACTAGCTGAGGCAGGGGCATTAGTTGCCAGTGTTGAAGAAAAATCATGGGAGGTTGAATTGAAATTCCATTCAGCTGATACCAAACTTGCTGAAGTGAACCGGAAAAGTTCCGAAATTGAGAGGAAGTTGTTTGAGATTGATGCTCAAGAAGCTGCGCTTCGAAAAGAACGGGTCTCCTTTAACTCAGA GCGCAGAACACATGAGACTACTTTGTGTAAAAAACGGGTAGATTTGAGGGAGTGGGAACAGAAATTACAGGAAGCTGAAGAGCGACTGGCTGATGGTGGAAGATTGCTGAATCAAAGGGAGGAGAGGGCAAATGAGAATGATAAAATCTTGAAGCAAAAGCAGGATGACCTTGAAGAGCTGCAAAAGGAGATTGAGGAGGCTAATTCAAagttgaagagcaaagaagatGATTCAAGCATCAGACTAACAAGCCTAGCTATTAAGGAAAAGGAAA CTGAACGCATTCAGAAGAGCTTAGAgatgaaagaaaaacagctaCTTGAATTGGAAGAAAAGTTAAATGCAAGAGAAAGA GTGGAAATTCAGAGTTTGGTGGATGAACACAAAGCCATTCTTGCTAAAAAGCAGGAGGAATATGAGTATGAGGTGGAGCAGAAGAGAAAGCTTCACGATGAACAGTTAAAAAATAAAGTCACCGAATTGGAGAAAAAAGAAGCGGAAATTGTGCATATGGAAGAGAAAGTGAAGAAAAGAGAAGATGCAGTTGAAAAGAAGATGGAGAAAGTGAGGGAGAAGGAAATTAATTATGAATCAAAATCCAAAGCTTTGAAAGAAAGAGATAAGTTGCTTAAAGTTGAGGCGAAAAGCTTGGAGAAGGATAGGGAACAAGTGCTTGGTGAGAAGGAAGCCCTGCTCAGTATGAAGGCTGAGCTTGAAAATCTCAGGGCTGACATTGGAAAACAGGAGTTAAGATTAAGCGAAGAGAGAGAACAACTAAAGATAACAGAAGATGAAAGAATAGAACATGCCCGTttgcaatcaaatttgaaacaggaGATAGAGACATGCAGATACCGAAGTGAACAACTAATAAAGGAAATTGAAGAGTTGAagcaagaaaaagaaaaattcgAGAAAGAATGGGAACAGCTGGATGAAAAAAGAGCCACTGTTAAGGGAGAACTTGAAGATGCCCTTAATCAGAAAAAAAGTTTAGAAAAATTGAGGCATTCCGAAGAGGTAAAATTAAACATGGAGAAGCAGGAAACACAACAATATATACAGAGGGAATTGGAATCTCTAAAATTGGCAAAAGATAATTTTGCTGCTAATATGGAGCATGAAAAGTCGATGTTGACCGAAAAATTTCACAATGAAAAGAGTGAACTGCTTCATGATTTTGAACTGCGGAAACGTGAACTTGAAACTGAAGTACAGAAGAAGCTGGAGGAGATGGAGAGTGGTTTGCATGAAAGAGAAAAATCATTTGAGAAAGAAATGGAGAACGAACTTAACAATATTAATTACTTGAGGGAAATGGCCAAAAGAGAAGTGGAAGAGATGAAGTTGGAAAGACTTGGGATGGATAAAGAAAAACTGGATATTTCACAGATTAAGAAGCACATAGAATCACAGCAGTTTGAGATGAAAAAAGATGTTGAGGAGCTTGTTGGCCTGAGTAAGAAATTGAAGGATCAGAGGGAGCACTTTCTCAAGGAAAGGGAACGCTACATTACATTTGTGCAGAAACAGAAGAGCTGTAACATTTGTGGGGAGATAATTCACGAGTTCTTGCTATCTGATCTCCATCCACTGTCCACATTTAAAAATCTTGAGGCCCCTCAACTGCCCAGAGTAACGGTGAATTATTTGGAGGCAGATGAAGGTACTTTTGAGAGGATGAATGATGGATCACCTCATATTTTAGTTAATCCTGGATCTCCTGCTGCTGGTGGGAGTGGAGCCATGTCTTGGTTGCGAAAATGTACCTCAAAGATATTTAAGTTGTCTCCTGGAAAGAAACTTGAACTTGATTATGACCCTAATGCCCAAGGGGCATCAACGCTCTATGGGAAGCAAATTGATGTGTCCTCACCGGAGACGTTGCCAAGCAATGAAAGTGGTCCCAAGCCATCCCAACAAGATGCAAGCGATTCTTTTGATGTCCAAATAATAGAATCTGATAGTGGCATTAGGGAAGTGGAAGCTGTTCAAGCTCCATCAGTTGATCAAAATTCTGGTTTGAAGGCTCGACGTCAACGTGGTAAGGGAGGCAAGCCTCGGGCAAGTAGAACACGTGCAGCGAAAGCTGTGACAGCTGGTGCTAAGTCTATTCAAGAGAGAGAGATTACCATTAATGGTGATACCGAAAATTCTGCTTTCACAATTGAGGAAAGCCAAGCAGAATCTGCTCTTGTTGAAATACGCAGAAACAGTAGAAAGAGAAATCATGTTCATTTATCACAGGCAACTGTAAGTGACAGCCACAGTGAAGGTCATTCAAATCGTGTCAAAGATGGCAATCGCCGGAAGAGGCGACACAGAGTCGTTCCAGCTGAACAGAGCTTTGTTGAGAAACGTTACAATCTCCGGCGATCAAAAAG GCCAGTGGCATCGCCAGCTAATGGATCCTTAGCTGAAGCTGAAAAGGACGAGAACCAGGAAACTGAGGGTAAAGATGTCCCATTACCTGGAAAATCAGAACCTactgaaaatgctgaaattgATGGGGCTTCAAGAGAAGAAATTGACGTGCTAGGAGTTGACGTCATGCCCATGAGAAGCACAGAGAAAACCATTGATGTACCCGCGGATAGTTCTCAAATG TTCATGAAGGCTGGAGGTAACCACAGTGATCGTGATGACTTGGCAAACACTTCAGAGGCTGCCATGATTTCCAGTGAGGAGGCAAATGTATCAGCTGGAGCCATGGACCACAGCATTGAAGAGTTAAACAGCGCAAGCTCTGAGGAAAAAGATGACAATGACAGTGATGATGGGGATGACAATGAGGTTGATCATCCTGGTGAAGTTTCCATTGGAAAGAAGCTCTGGAGTTTTCTCACCACATAA
- the LOC142537035 gene encoding transmembrane ascorbate ferrireductase 2, translating into MAVPIVQFSIFPLARTIGIAVIVLVLIWTVHYRGGLALVSENKDLIFNVHPLLMVTGLVLLNGEAMLAYKTISGTKSFKKLVHLSLQFLAFCSGIVGLWAAWKFHIDKGIDNFYSLHSWLGLACLFLFGVQWAAGFVTYWYPGGSRNSRATILPWHVFFGIYIYGLAVATCTTGLLEKATFLQTSNTITRYSTEALLVNSLGMLIIVLAGFVILGVISPSYAVRGSVD; encoded by the exons ATGGCAGTTCCGATTGTTCAGTTCTCGATCTTTCCTCTGGCGAGGACAATCGGAATTGCAGTTATCGTATTAGTACTAATATGGACTGTGCATTACAGAGGTGGATTAGCGCTTGTATCCGAAAACAAAGATCTCATTTTTAAC GTTCATCCTCTGTTGATGGTGACTGGCCTCGTTCTTCTTAATGGTGAAG CGATGCTAGCCTATAAGACTATTTCAGGAACGAAAAGTTTCAAAAAACTGGTTCATCTTTCTCTGCAATTCCTGGCATTCTGTTCCGGCATTGTTGGATTGTGGGCCGCTTGGAAGTTTCACATTGACAAAGGAATTGATAATTTCTACAGCCTCCACTCGTGGCTTGGCTTAGCATGTCTTTTCTTGTTCGGTGTTCAG TGGGCTGCGGGATTTGTTACATATTGGTATCCTGGTGGTTCAAGAAATAGTCGAGCTACCATTTTACCTTGGCATGTATTTTTTGGCATATATATCTACGGTCTAGCTGTGGCGACATGCACAACTGGTCTCTTAGAGAAAGCTACGTTTCTTCAAACAAGTAACACGATAACACGCTACTCGACTGAGGCATTGCTGGTAAATTCTttgggaatgttgattattGTTCTGGCTGGCTTCGTGATTCTTGGAGTTATCTCTCCCTCGTATGCGGTTAGGGGATCAGTAGATTAG